GTGCGTGCCCTGGCGCGCTGCTGCGAGCTGGGCGACGACGACCTGGTGGATGAGCGGGACGTTGGTCTGCACGTCGAAGAGTTCGGCGGGCAGCTCGACCGAGCCGGACTTCTTGCCGGTCGCGTCGAGCACGTCAATGGTGTTGGCGGTAGCCATGGACTACGCCCCCTTCACTGCGTTGCGGACGAAAACGAGACGGCCGCGAGCACCGGGAACCGCGCCCTTGACGAGCAGCAGGCCCTTCTCGGCGTCGACGGCGTGCACGCGGAGGTTGAGCACGGTCACGCGCTCGCCACCCATGCGGCCGGCCATGCGCATGCCCTTGAAGACGCGGCTGGGCGTCGACGAGGCACCGATGGAACCGGGCTTGCGGTGGTTGCGGTGCGAACCGTGCGAAGCGGACACACCCTTGAAGTTGTGGCGCTTCATGACACCGGCGAAGCCCTTGCCCTTGCTCGTGCCGACGACGTCGACGAGCTGGCCGGCCTCGAAGGCACCCTCGACGGGGAGCTCCTGGCCGAGGGAGTACGACGCGGCGTCCGCGGTGCGGACCTCGGTCAGGTGGCGACGGGGGGTCACGCCTGCGGCGGCGAAGTGGCCGGTCGCGGGCTGGTTGACCTTGCGCGGGTCGATGGCGCCTGCAGCGATCTGCACAGCCTCGTAGCCGTCGTTCGCGACGGTGCGGAGCTGGGTGACCACGTTGGGGGCGATCTCGATGACGGTCACGGGCACGAGCTTGTTGTTCTCGTCCCACACCTGGGTCATGCCGAGCTTGGTGCCGAGCAGACCCTTCACGTTCTTGGTAGCGGAAGACATCTGTTACCTCAGAGCTTGATCTCGATGTTGACGTCGGCCGGCAGGTCGAGTCGCATGAGCGAGTCGACGGCCTTGGGCGTCGGGTCCACGATGTCGATGAGACGCTTGTGGGTGCGCATCTCGAAGTGCTCGCGGCTGTCCTTGTACTTGTGGGGCGATCGGATGACGCACACCACGTTCTTCTCCGTCGGAAGCGGCACGGGGCCGACGACCGTGGCGCCCGCGCGGGTCACCGTGTCGACGATCTTGCGCGCCGAGGTGTCGATGACCTCGTGGTCATACGACTTCAGTCGAATGCGGATCTTCTGTCCCGCCATTGCTGACTCTCTCTCTGTCAAGGCGTCTTACCCCTTCCGAGGGCATCGGACGCCGCGTAGCTACTCCGTGTGAAGCACCACTGTTCTTCTGTCAAAGGCCGGTGATCGAGCCTGTCGAAACCACCCGCCCGGATCAACCGGGGCGGTGCTCTCGACACGCTCGACCTTCGAGCCCGCCGACGCGCACGCAGACATGGTCGCCCATGGCGTTGTGAGTGTCGGTTTGTCTGTTCTCCTGCCTGCGGCCTAACCTGACCCCTGCGTGAGCCCCGTTGGAACGGGGCGAACCGGGTGGTTATGCACTGCCTGACAGTGATCCGATCAGCGCGCACGAGTGCACGCGTTCGAAATGTTGAACTCAACGAGTTTGCCACAATGAGTGCCTTCATGCAACCCGGGCGTGTCGCGCCCGTCCGGTTCACAGGGATGTCGCAGACGAGCACGCTCCGGCCCCGCGACATCCGTGATGGAATCGACGTGACGACCAAGTCTGGAGGCGTACATGACCGAGCACGCGCATCAGGTGAGCGACCGGATCGGACCGGGCAGCGTCTCGGTCAGTCGCACCGGCGAACGCACGTTCGAGGGCATGAACGAGCGCGGGTCGACGGTGCGCATCGGTCCGGCGGAGGCCGAGGGGCACTTCACTCCCGGCGAACTGCTCAAGCTCGCCCTCGCGGGCTGCGCCGGCATGAGTGCCGACCGGGTCGTCGCTCGGCGTCTCGGCGACGACTTCGCGATGACGGTGTGGGCGCACGGCACCTCCGACCACGAGAACCGCTACTCCCATGTCGACGAGGAACTGCTGCTCGACCTCTCGGCGCTCGACGAGCCCGAGCGCTCGAAGCTCATCGACCTCATGGTCAAGGCGATCGACCGGTCCTGCACGGTGGCGCGCAGCGTGCACGGCAGCATCGAACTCGAGACGACGATCGACGGCACGCCCGTCTGAGGCCGCTCAGTCGCGATCGCTGCGCGAGCACGCGACGTTGCGTTCGGCCGCGACGCCCGGCGCCACCACCCCGGCTCCGACGACGAGGGCGATCACGGCGCCGGTGGCGCCGAGCACGACCGCCGGCCGTGCGCGCAGGCCGTGCGACGGTGTGCGGAACGGGTCTTCGATGTACCGCTTCGAGAGGCCGGCGACGACGAACGAGAACGCCACGAGCAGGACCATCAGCCACGGTGGACTCGGCATGCCGGTGAGGTACGGCACGAACATGAAGATCGGCCAGTGCCAGAGGTAGAGCGAGTACGAGACGTCGCCCATCCACTGCACGGGCGAGAGCGCGGCGAGCCGCGCCGGCGACCAGGAGAGCTGCGGCATGCCCGCCCAGATCACGGCGAGCGTGCCGACCACCGGCGCGAGCACGATCGCACCGGGGAAGATGTCGGGCGATCGGAACGTCACGATCGGCACGATGATGACCACGAGTCCGACGAGCGACACGGCGGCACGCAGGCGCTCGTGGCCGCGAAGCGGGGTCGCGGCGACCAGTGCGAGCAGCCCGCCGACGCCGAACTCCCACATGCGCGTGAACGTCGAGAAGTAGGCGATGGCCGGGTTCTGCACGGTCAGCACGATGCAGTGCACGAACGACGCCGCGGTGACCGCGCCGAGCAGGAGCAGGAGCACCCGACGCGAACCGACTCCCCTGCGCGCGGCGAACCAGATGCCGACGATCAGCAGCAGCGGCCAGATGAGGTAGAACTGCTCCTCGACCGAGAGCGACCAGAAATGCTGCACGGGCGTCGACTCGAGATCGGCCCGCCGCGGGATCTGGGAGTCGACCGCGAGCTGCCAGTTCTCGTAGTAGAGCGCGCTCGCGACGATCTCCCTGAACCACGACCGCCACTCCCGCTGGGGCACGAGCGCGATCGTGAGCACCGAGACCACGGCGAGCACCGTCACGGCGGCCGGCAGGATCCGGCGGGCCCGCCGGAGGTAGAAGGTGCGGAGCGTGATGCGCCCGCGCTGTTCCGCGTCGCGCAGCAGGAGCCCGGTGATCAGGAAACCCGAGACGACGAAGAACACGTCGACGCCCATGTATCCGGCCGGTGCGACGGCGGGCCACCCGTGGTGGAGCACGACCGCTCCGACGGCGAGCGCCCGTAGAGCCTGAATCTCAGGGCGAACCGTCGATCGAACGAATGGCGTGGGGGAAGCTGCCATCCGTTCCAGCGTAGAACCGTCTACCCGCCGGCGGAAGAGGAGGGTTCCCGGGTACACGAAAGGGGCCGGGCCCGAAGGCCCGACCCCTGTCGGCGATCAGTAGGTGAACCTACTTGACGATCTTGGTGACCGTACCGGCACCCACGGTGCGTCCACCCTCACGGATGGCGAAGCCGAGGCCCTCTTCCATGGCGATGGGCTGGATCAGCTCAACCGTCATGTCGGTGGTGTCGCCGGGCATGACCATCTCGGTGCCCTCGGGCAGCGTGATGACGCCGGTGACGTCGGTGGTGCGGAAGTAGAACTGCGGACGGTAGTTCGCGTAGAACGGGTTGTGACGCCCGCCTTCCTCCTTGGAGAGGATGTACGCGGTGCCCTCGAAGTTCGTGTGCGGGGTGACCGAGCCGGGTGCGACGACGACCTGGCCGCGCTCCACGTCTTCGCGCTTGGTGCCGCGAAGGAGCAGACCGCAGTTCTCGCCGGCCCATGCCTCGTCGAGCTGCTTGTGGAACATCTCGATACCGGTGACCGTGGTCTTCTGCGTCGGGCGGATGCCGACGATCTCGACCTCGGAGTTGATCTTCAGCGTGCCACGCTCGGCGCGGCCCGTGACGACGGTTCCACGACCGGTGATCGTGAAGACGTCCTCGACCGGCATGAGGAAGGGCTTGTCCTTGTCGCGCACGGGGTCGGGGATCGACTCGTCGACGGCGTTCATGAGGTCGAGGACCGACTGGACCCACTTCTCGTCGCCCTCGAGCGCCTTGAGGCCCGAGACCTGCACGACGGGAGCGTTGTCGCCGTCGAAGCCCTGGCTCGAGAGCAGCTCGCGAACCTCGAGCTCGACGAGCTCGAGGATCTCCTCGTCGTCGACCATGTCGGACTTGTTGAGCGCGACGAGCAGGTACGGCACGCCGACCTGCTTGGCGAGCAGCACGTGCTCGCGCGTCTGCGCCATCGGGCCGTCGGTCGCCGCGACCACGAGGATCGCGCCGTCCATCTGAGCCGCACCGGTGATCATGTTCTTGATGTAGTCGGCGTGACCCGGGGCGTCGACGTGCGCGTAGTGGCGCTTCGGCGTCTCGTACTCGACGTGCGAGATGTTGATCGTGATGCCGCGCTGGCGCTCTTCGGGAGCGGAGTCGATCGACGCGAAGTCGCGCTGCACGTTGGTGGCCGACGGGTACTTGTCGGCGAGCACCTTCGAGATCGCTGCGGTGAGCGTGGTCTTGCCGTGGTCGACGTGACCGATCGTTCCGATGTTGACGTGCGGCTTGGTCCGCTCGAACTTGGCCTTAGCCACTGTGGGTCCTCCTCAGGACTCGTGTAGATCCGCCGGGCGCTGGATTGCGACCGGAGGTCTACGGGGGTTGTGTTGATATGTTACGCGAACCGGAAGGTTCGTGCGTATCGGACTATTCGCCCTTGTTCTTCTGGACGATCTCGTCGGCCACAGCCTTCGGGACCTCCGCGTAGCTCTGGAACTCCATCGAGTACACCGCGCGACCAGAGGTCTTCGACCGAAGGTCGCCGATGTAACCGAACATCTCCGAGAGCGGGACGTGCGCACGCACGACCTTCACGCCTGCGGCATCCTCCATGGACTGGATCTGACCGCGACGCGAGTTCAGGTCGCCGATGACGTCGCCCATGTACTCCTCAGGAGTACGGACCTCGACGGACATCAGCGGTTCGAGCAGGACGGGGTTCGCCTTGCGAGCGGCTTCCTTGAAGCCCATCGAGCCGGCGATCTTGAACGCCATCTCCGAGGAGTCGACGTCGTGGGCGGCACCGTCGAGGATCGACGCCTTGACGCCGACCATCGGGTATCCGGCGAGGATGCCGTACTGCATGGCATCGCGGAAACCGGCATCGATCGAGGGAATGTACTCGCGCGGGATGCGGCCACCGGTGACCTTGTTCTCGAACTCGTAGATCTTGTCGCCTTCGATCTCGAGCGGCTCGATCGCGAACTGGATCTTCGCGAACTGGCCGGAACCACCGGTCTGCTTCTTGTGGGTGTAGTCGTGCTTCTCGACCGCGCGCTTGATCGTCTCGCGGTACGCGACCTGGGGCTTGCCCACGTTGGCCTCGACGTTGAACTCGCGCTTCATGCGGTCGACCAGGATGTCGAGGTGGAGCTCGCCCATGCCCTTGATGACCGTCTGACCGGTCTCCTGGTTCTGCTCGGTGCGGAAGGTCGGGTCCTCTTCGGCGAGCTTCTGGATCGCCGTGCCGAGCTTCTCCTGGTCGGCCTTGGTCTTCGGCTCGATGGCGACCTCGATGACGGGCTCGGGGAAGGTCATCGACTCGAGGACGACCTGGTTGTTCGGGTCGCAGAGGGTGTCACCGGTGGTGGTGTCCTTCAGGCCGATCACCGCGTAGATGTTGCCGGCGGTCACCGAGTCGATCGGGATCTCCTTGTTGGCGTGCATCTGGAAGATCTTGCCGATGCGCTCCTTCTTGCCCTTGGTCGAGTTGACGACCTGGGCGCCGCTGTCGAGGCGACCGGAGTAGACGCGCACGTAGGTGAGGCGACCGAAGAACGGGTGCACCGCGACCTTGAACGCGAGGGCCGTGAACGGCTCCGACGCGTCGGCGTGACGCATGACGATCTTCTCTTCGTCACGAGCGTCGTGCGCCTCGATGGCGGGCACGTCGAGCGGCGACGGAAGGTAGTCGATGACGGCGTCGAGCATGGGCTGCACGCCGCGGTTCTTGAACGCCGAACCGCAGAGCACGGGGTAGATCTCGGAGTTGACGGTGAGCTTGCGGATCGCGGCCTTGATCTCGGCCACGGTCAGCTCTTCGCCGCCGAAGTACTTCTCCATCAGCGCGTCGTCGGTCTCGGCGACGACCTCGAGCAGCGCGGTGCGGTACTCGGCGGCCTTGTCGACGAGGTCGGCGGGGATCTCCTCGATGGCGTACTCGGCGCCCATCTTGACGTCACCCTTGGCATCGCCGCGCCACGTGAGCGCACGCATCTCGACCAGGTCGACGACGCCCTCGAATGCGGACTCCGAACCGATCGGGAGCTGCAGCACGAGGGGCTTCGCGCCGAGGCGGCTGATGATGGTGTCGACCGTGAAGTAGAAGTCGGCGCCGAGCTTGTCCATCTTGTTGACGAAGCAGATGCGCGGGACGTCGTACTTGTCGGCCTGACGCCAGACGGTCTCGGACTGGGGCTCGACGCCCTCCTTGCCGTCGAAGACGGCGACCGCGCCATCGAGCACGCGGAGCGAACGCTCGACCTCGACCGTGAAGTCCACGTGGCCGGGGGTGTCGATGATGTTGATCTGGTTCTTGTTCCAGTAGCAGGTCACGGCGGCAGACGTGATCGTGATGCCGCGTTCCTTCTCCTGCTCCATCCAGTCGGTCGTCGAGGCGCCGTCGTGGGTCTCGCCGATCTTGTGGTTGACGCCCGTGTAGAACAGGATGCGCTCGGTCGTGGTGGTCTTGCCGGCATCGATGTGCGCCATGATGCCGATGTTGCGGACCTTGTTCAGGTCGGTGAGCACGTCTTGTGCCACGGGGGTTCCTCCGGAGATTCAGGAAGGGAAAGGGAGTGGGAGCGGATGCCGCGAGCCGAGGCCCGCGACATCCGCTCTGCCTGCTACCAGCGGTAGTGGGCCCGACGGATGCCAGCCGCGGGGGAAGGCATCCGCTCTGCCTGCTACCAGCGGTAGTGGGCGAAGGCGCGGTTCGACTCGGCCATCTTGTGGGTGTCTTCGCGGCGCTTGACCGCGGCACCCAGGCCGTTCGAGGCGTCGAGGATCTCGTTGGTGAGACGCTCGGTCATCGTCTTCTCGCGACGAGCCTTGGCGTAGCTGGTGAGCCAGCGGAGGGCCAGGGTGTTGGCGCGGTGGGGCTTGACCTCGACGGGGACCTGGTAGGTCGAGCCGCCGACGCGGCGCGAACGCACCTCGAGGGTCGGGCGCACGTTGTCGAGCGCCTTCTTCAGGGTGGCGACGGCATCCTGGCCGTTCTTCTCGGCGACGTTCGAGAGCGCTTCGTAGACGATGCGCTGCGCGAGGTCCTTCTTGCCGTCGACGAGGATCTTGTTGACGAGCTGGCTGACGACGGGCGACCCGTAGACGGGGTCGGCGACGACGGGGCGCTTCGGAGCGGGTCCCTTACGAGGCATTACTTCTTCTCCATCTTCGCGCCGTACTTGCTGCGGCCCTGCTTGCGGTTCTTCACGGCCTGCGTGTCGAGCGCGCCGCGGACGATCTTGTAGCGCACACCGGGGAGGTCCTTGACACGACCACCGCGGATGAGCACCATCGAGTGCTCCTGGAGGTTGTGGCCCTCACCGGGGATGTAGGCGGTGACCTCGGTGCCGTTGGAGAGCTTCACACGAGCGACCTTGCGGAGCGCGGAGTTCGGCTTCTTCGGGGTGGTGGTGTACACACGCGTGCACACGCCGCGCTGCTGGGGGTTCGCCTTCAGGGCGGGAGCCTTGGTCTTGGTGACCTTCGGCGAGCGGCCCTTGCGGACCAACTGCTGAATGGTTGGCACTGCTTCTCCTTGTTGGTGCTGCACGGTGACAGCGTTTGATGGAATTCACATCACGACCCACCGGCACCGCAGAGTTGCAGCGCCTTGGTTGATGGGTATGCCGTGGGGGCGAATAGCCCGATGCGTGCACATGATCTCGGCCCGTTTCGCTCCGGTCTTACCGGCACGATTCGAGCGCGCGACAACGCGCACACCCGATCAATGGTAATGCGCCGTCACCTCGCGGTCAAATGGCGACGGATGCGGCGGGGCCGCCGACTCCCCCGCAGCCCGTCAGCTCGGCCATCCGGGCGAGTCGAGTTCGCGGTCGAGATCGGCGAGCAGGTCTTCGATCTGCGGCTCGACGAGGCGCTCGACCGCGTTGCCGATGCGGTAGCGGTGCTGGGCGAGCTCGACGCAGATGCGGCGGCCGAGCTGCTTGGCGAAGTCGTCGGCGAGGCGAACCTCCTCGCGGAGCGCCTCCTTCTCCTGGGGCGTGAACGGGCGCGGTGCCGGTTCGGCGGCTTCGGCCGCGGCATCCGCTTCGAGTCCTGACAGCGTGAAGAGGAACGGCTGGTCGGGAACGGGCTCGGGGTCGACGTCGAGGCCCAGGAACTCGGGCTCGAGGCCCTCACCGGCACGGTACGGACGGCGCGCCTTGCGTTCCTCTGCGAGCCGGATCTCGCGGTGCAGCATCGGCAGGTTGCGTGCGGTGTAGTCGTCGACCGCGAGGTCGATGACCCCCTTCATGCGCATCGAGAACGCGTGCTGCACCGGATGCGGCACGTCGACGTCGAGGCCGGCGGCAGCGAGGATCGGCGAGCCGAAGCACCGGGTGCAGAGTCGCACGCGGGCGCGATGCGTCCCGGGTCGCCACCGGGGCAGCCATGCCAGCCACCGGTCGACCTCGTGACTCACGCGCGCCTCGATCGAACCCTGCATCAGGTTCACGATACTGCCGCCGCGCAGTCCGCGTCACAGATCGGCGAGCGGATGGCGCGGCGCGGGGCGTCACTCGTCTTCGTCGCGCTCCCACGGCCACTTCGGGCGCTCCATGCCGGAGTCGCGACCACGCGCCACGAGCACGGCGAAGGCCGCGGTCACCGCGGCGAGCGCGGGAATGAGCAGACCGAACCAGCCGATTCCGAATCCGAGGCCGAACAGCAGCGCGGCGAGCAGGGTGCTGCCCTCGCTCGCGAGGGCGAAGCCGCCGACCGAGAAGACGACGAAGACGAGCCACGTCCAGACCGCGGAGAACAGGACGCTCGACCAGATGCGGTCGGGACGCCGGAGCGTGACGGCGAGCGTGAGCAGCAGTGCGATGACGGATGCGCCGATCGCCGCCGGTGCCACGAAGAGCCCCGCCTCGGGGTCGACGACCACCTCGACGCCCGTGAAGAGGCTCACGAACCCGTACGCGCAGACGACGAGGGCGAGATCGAGCGCCGCGGCGAAGGCGGCGACGATCCAGGCCGTACGGCGTGGGTCCA
The sequence above is a segment of the Agromyces hippuratus genome. Coding sequences within it:
- the rplC gene encoding 50S ribosomal protein L3, yielding MSSATKNVKGLLGTKLGMTQVWDENNKLVPVTVIEIAPNVVTQLRTVANDGYEAVQIAAGAIDPRKVNQPATGHFAAAGVTPRRHLTEVRTADAASYSLGQELPVEGAFEAGQLVDVVGTSKGKGFAGVMKRHNFKGVSASHGSHRNHRKPGSIGASSTPSRVFKGMRMAGRMGGERVTVLNLRVHAVDAEKGLLLVKGAVPGARGRLVFVRNAVKGA
- the rpsJ gene encoding 30S ribosomal protein S10 produces the protein MAGQKIRIRLKSYDHEVIDTSARKIVDTVTRAGATVVGPVPLPTEKNVVCVIRSPHKYKDSREHFEMRTHKRLIDIVDPTPKAVDSLMRLDLPADVNIEIKL
- a CDS encoding OsmC family protein; this encodes MTEHAHQVSDRIGPGSVSVSRTGERTFEGMNERGSTVRIGPAEAEGHFTPGELLKLALAGCAGMSADRVVARRLGDDFAMTVWAHGTSDHENRYSHVDEELLLDLSALDEPERSKLIDLMVKAIDRSCTVARSVHGSIELETTIDGTPV
- a CDS encoding acyltransferase family protein — translated: MAASPTPFVRSTVRPEIQALRALAVGAVVLHHGWPAVAPAGYMGVDVFFVVSGFLITGLLLRDAEQRGRITLRTFYLRRARRILPAAVTVLAVVSVLTIALVPQREWRSWFREIVASALYYENWQLAVDSQIPRRADLESTPVQHFWSLSVEEQFYLIWPLLLIVGIWFAARRGVGSRRVLLLLLGAVTAASFVHCIVLTVQNPAIAYFSTFTRMWEFGVGGLLALVAATPLRGHERLRAAVSLVGLVVIIVPIVTFRSPDIFPGAIVLAPVVGTLAVIWAGMPQLSWSPARLAALSPVQWMGDVSYSLYLWHWPIFMFVPYLTGMPSPPWLMVLLVAFSFVVAGLSKRYIEDPFRTPSHGLRARPAVVLGATGAVIALVVGAGVVAPGVAAERNVACSRSDRD
- the tuf gene encoding elongation factor Tu encodes the protein MAKAKFERTKPHVNIGTIGHVDHGKTTLTAAISKVLADKYPSATNVQRDFASIDSAPEERQRGITINISHVEYETPKRHYAHVDAPGHADYIKNMITGAAQMDGAILVVAATDGPMAQTREHVLLAKQVGVPYLLVALNKSDMVDDEEILELVELEVRELLSSQGFDGDNAPVVQVSGLKALEGDEKWVQSVLDLMNAVDESIPDPVRDKDKPFLMPVEDVFTITGRGTVVTGRAERGTLKINSEVEIVGIRPTQKTTVTGIEMFHKQLDEAWAGENCGLLLRGTKREDVERGQVVVAPGSVTPHTNFEGTAYILSKEEGGRHNPFYANYRPQFYFRTTDVTGVITLPEGTEMVMPGDTTDMTVELIQPIAMEEGLGFAIREGGRTVGAGTVTKIVK
- the fusA gene encoding elongation factor G, with translation MAQDVLTDLNKVRNIGIMAHIDAGKTTTTERILFYTGVNHKIGETHDGASTTDWMEQEKERGITITSAAVTCYWNKNQINIIDTPGHVDFTVEVERSLRVLDGAVAVFDGKEGVEPQSETVWRQADKYDVPRICFVNKMDKLGADFYFTVDTIISRLGAKPLVLQLPIGSESAFEGVVDLVEMRALTWRGDAKGDVKMGAEYAIEEIPADLVDKAAEYRTALLEVVAETDDALMEKYFGGEELTVAEIKAAIRKLTVNSEIYPVLCGSAFKNRGVQPMLDAVIDYLPSPLDVPAIEAHDARDEEKIVMRHADASEPFTALAFKVAVHPFFGRLTYVRVYSGRLDSGAQVVNSTKGKKERIGKIFQMHANKEIPIDSVTAGNIYAVIGLKDTTTGDTLCDPNNQVVLESMTFPEPVIEVAIEPKTKADQEKLGTAIQKLAEEDPTFRTEQNQETGQTVIKGMGELHLDILVDRMKREFNVEANVGKPQVAYRETIKRAVEKHDYTHKKQTGGSGQFAKIQFAIEPLEIEGDKIYEFENKVTGGRIPREYIPSIDAGFRDAMQYGILAGYPMVGVKASILDGAAHDVDSSEMAFKIAGSMGFKEAARKANPVLLEPLMSVEVRTPEEYMGDVIGDLNSRRGQIQSMEDAAGVKVVRAHVPLSEMFGYIGDLRSKTSGRAVYSMEFQSYAEVPKAVADEIVQKNKGE
- the rpsG gene encoding 30S ribosomal protein S7, which gives rise to MPRKGPAPKRPVVADPVYGSPVVSQLVNKILVDGKKDLAQRIVYEALSNVAEKNGQDAVATLKKALDNVRPTLEVRSRRVGGSTYQVPVEVKPHRANTLALRWLTSYAKARREKTMTERLTNEILDASNGLGAAVKRREDTHKMAESNRAFAHYRW
- the rpsL gene encoding 30S ribosomal protein S12, coding for MPTIQQLVRKGRSPKVTKTKAPALKANPQQRGVCTRVYTTTPKKPNSALRKVARVKLSNGTEVTAYIPGEGHNLQEHSMVLIRGGRVKDLPGVRYKIVRGALDTQAVKNRKQGRSKYGAKMEKK
- a CDS encoding spermidine/putrescine ABC transporter substrate-binding protein, with translation MQGSIEARVSHEVDRWLAWLPRWRPGTHRARVRLCTRCFGSPILAAAGLDVDVPHPVQHAFSMRMKGVIDLAVDDYTARNLPMLHREIRLAEERKARRPYRAGEGLEPEFLGLDVDPEPVPDQPFLFTLSGLEADAAAEAAEPAPRPFTPQEKEALREEVRLADDFAKQLGRRICVELAQHRYRIGNAVERLVEPQIEDLLADLDRELDSPGWPS
- a CDS encoding DUF6121 family protein, with product MDPRRTAWIVAAFAAALDLALVVCAYGFVSLFTGVEVVVDPEAGLFVAPAAIGASVIALLLTLAVTLRRPDRIWSSVLFSAVWTWLVFVVFSVGGFALASEGSTLLAALLFGLGFGIGWFGLLIPALAAVTAAFAVLVARGRDSGMERPKWPWERDEDE